The stretch of DNA GAATACATTTAATAATCAATAGCGTGACAAGAGAACAGAGGCCGTATAGTTGATAAAAGCATGAGAGTGATGACGACGAATGTGAAGCATTGAGAGATCTCTCACCGCTTGCCGTACGTCTTTGTCTGTGTTCGTCAGCTTAAGTCTATAAACGTGTCAACTGTTGTATCGGTCCGAGATTGCACTGTAGCTGACAGTTACGTTTAAGTTTGTCTCCATCTCCTACGCTACGCAACCCCAGCACCGTCAATTTTTCTCTAAGAAACTATGTAATGATGGGGACAAAAAAAGGCGAAAGGTGAGTCCCACTTTCGCCCATGTGATTATGGTCAACGTGTCAAAGTACTAGAGGCTCTACGTTTACTACGATATAATTTTGCTATCAATCTATGGAATGGTCTCGTCCGTAGAATAACTTCACTATTTTTTTCACTTGGCTGCAGGTGTCAACCAATAATATGAACACTTATCTTTTGCagtctaaaattaaattatgcgGCTTACCATTCATTATATAAAGACTCTAGTAGACGACTGACTACGTACTCATTTATATAAGTGGTGTTAGTTTAATGGAGTTATTAATCTAAAGTAGTTGGCACCCGAGTAGGTTCATCATGTTATTGAGAAGCACATCTGCTCCGATACTGAAGTCGTGGCTTCCACAACACTGCTCGAGAGAATCGTCTCCGGACCAGGAGTCACAGCTCCAGCGCCGGTCAAGATCGTTGTCTCTTTTCTCATCAAAGTCCATAGATGGACACACTGGTGAGCAGTTGCACCAACAAGCTCTCTCCGAGCNNNGTTATTATCTGCTTCTGCTGAATACATTTAATAATCCATATAGCGTGACAAGAGAACAGAGGCCGTAATATAGTTGATAAAAGCATGAGAATGATGACGACGAATGTGAAGCATTGAGAGATTTGTCTCTATCTCCCAAGCATTGAGAGATTTGTCGGCATTCGTCAGCTGAAGTCCATAAACGTGTCGACTGTTGTCTCGGTTCGAGATTGCACTGTAGATTACAGTTACGTTTAGAGTTTGTCTCTATCTCCCAGGCAACCCAGGACCGTCAATTTTTCTCTAAGAAACTATGTAAATGATGGGGACAAAAGGGCGAAAGGTGAGTCCCACTTTCGCCCATGTGGTTGTGGTCAACGTGTCAAAGTACTAGAGGCTCTACGTTTACTACGATATAAATTTTGCTATCAATCTATCTATGGATGGTCTCTCGTCCGTCGAATAGTTTCACTATTTTTTCACTTGGCTGGTGTCAACCAATAATATAAACACTTATCTTTTACagtctaaaattaaattatgcgGCTTACCATTCATTATATAAAGACTCTAGTAGACGACTGACTACTCATTTATATAAGGTACATATATAAGTGGTGTTAGTTTAATGgagttattaatttaaagtAGTTGGCACCCGAGTAGGTTCATCATGTTATTGAGAAGCACATCTGCTCCGATACTGAAGTCGTGGCTTCCACAACACTGCTCGAGAGAATCGTCTCCGGACCAGGAGTCACAGCTCCAGCGCCGGTCAAGATCGTTGTCTCTTTTCTCATCAAAGTCCATAGATGGACACACTGGTGAGCAGTTGCACCAACAAGCTCTCTCCGAGCACAAGGGTAATGTTATTAAATCAACAACAAGCAACGAGAACCACACCGAAAATACAATACCACGCAGGCAACGCAGGTCATCTTTAGATGAAACACGTTACACGAAAAAGACGACTTTGAATCCGTCGTCAACTTTCTTAGTGGATAGGCTGTTCTCGAGCTCAGGACTGGGAGAAAAGGCCAGTTATGATGACGATCGTCTGGAGACTCTTgtgagtggtggtggtggtgggatgGGCAGCAGCGGCGGCAAGATTTGCAACGGCGGTGGTGTCGGTGGAAGTGGTGTTGACGGCGGCGGAAGTGAGGACGCTACCGATTCGTATTACAAGGAGATGATCGACTTGAATCCAGGAAACTCGCTTTTGACTGGAAACTACTCTAAGTTCTTAAAAGAGGCAAGTAGGATTGTATCaaggaaaataatatatagtaataaaaatatctttattcgtatatactaatatactatATAGGATATTTTATACTAcaagatatttatttagtagAAGATTCCATATATACACGTGTAAAGATTGTACTGCATATCCCGTTTAGTTTCAGGAAAAAGCGTAGTcgtagaagagaagaaagaaacgttCTCATCGAAAAAAATCtaatgcatgcatatatatatgagtatatgacaGGTGAAAAGAGACATGAAAAAAGCAGAAGAGTATTGTGAAAGAGCGATTTTGGGGAACACCAACGATGGAAACGTTCTTTCCCTATATGCTGATCTCATTTTGCACAACCACCGAGATCGTGAAAGCGCCCACTCGTACTATCAACAAGCCGTCAAAATGTCCCCCGAAGATTGGTAAGTTGACAATCTATGATCAAACCATTTCACAAGCCAAGGACAAACACTCGGGATGCTATGCTAACAATATTGTTATAATTAATGGTGCAGCTATGTGCAAGCTTCATACGCAAGGTTTCTATGGGATGTGGAAGAGGacgaagatgaaggagaagaagaaaaagaagaagagcaaaagaGTGATGATATTAGCTATGTGCATCCTCCAACAACCATGTTCCGTGATTTTCCCCATCACACTTCTCTCTTACCGCATCATCGTAACTAATAAGACACCATCCCGTATGTTcgtattaaaataattataacatatagATGCATGTTTAATACTCATATGCAAATGCAATATGCGTGTATAATACATGTTCATAATATTGTGTAATATGAATATGGTTTTCTATGTGTCTCTATGTTGTGTTATAAAGTATGAAATAGAGAAAACATTAGGCATTTGTTTGTCAAAAGTATGATAGAATTGGTACAAATCGATTTTGTTGACAACTTGACATCAACCAACTTTAGCCAATCCACAGATATTTTGTTGACAACCAAAATATCtgttgagaaaaaggaaaaaaagaaaaaaaaccaaaaatatctggTTCGTACTTGGGCCTAGACGTTTTGATTTCTCGTTAGCAAGCGATTAAGAAACCCGCAGATTTTAGTGGGCTATTAATGGgccataattttaatttaatgcgGACCATATCACGGAAACTACATAACGATTCTAGGAAATAGCCGAAGAGGTGTGAAAGATTCATATTcatttactctctctctctctaaatagTTGATCTTAGTCCAGCTAAaagaggaattttttttttttttggctattatGTCAATGGAGAGAGAAATATAGTACTGCCTTGCATGAATCACAAACTTGTTATTATTGTTTGGTCATATACACCGACACCGTAAgggtttcagattttttttttctttggagatGAAACTTTTCGTCCATGTAACCAAGTCAAAGTCGTGAGTAGTTCACATACTTATAGTTTTGtaccataaaataaaatatagggGACTATTTGACACAATATTCTATGCTATCCCTATCTCCCATAGATTTGGAGTATTATATATGGTTGAACCGTCCTACAAAAGGCTATTATGTCAATGGAGAGAGAAATATAGTACTGTAGATGGAACACCTTTAAGGGTATTGGTCGCTTTGActaatgtaaatttttacaaatCAATAGTTCGAGCTGTACAACTTGTAACTTTTTGCCTAACTCACCTACAAAAGcgaaattaattagacaaaaagaTATTGTTATCTACAACTAACTCCATTggtaaaccttttttttttcttcaaatgaAACAGCTGTAATTGAGtaattcaaaccaaacaactgattacaacaacatcaagtgaaAGAAAAGACGAAATTACGAGATTTGTCCAAATCGTTACTTTCAAGCCGACAGATAATTATCCTCACTCGGTTTTGCGTcccaccaaaacaaaataaaagaagaaaacaaaagaaaaaaaggagagaaatcaAATCAGTGATCTTCTGCGGAAGGGTGCACCTGTTCTTACCAAGCTCAAGGAGATCGTCACCGTAGATTTGATCAAGCACAAGAACCAAACCCATGGCAAAGGCTCCATCAAAACCGGGCTTCACGTTCAATGAGAAAACGTCTTTCCCAAGCATCACGTTCGTTGAGGCATCCACTTTGCGCCGTATCTCCGCCACCTTCCGCCTCGTCTCGGCCTCCACAACAGTGCAGCTCCTTTGCCCGAAACTACCTTCGATCAGGTACTCGCCGCACATGTAGTCCCCGTACACCTCCACCGTCACGCTGTTCCTTCCGATTATCGACGATCTCCTGACCCCAAAGATGGGTTTCTGACCGTCCGATCTCTCCCCGAGATAACCTTCCCATCTTCGTCGCAAACTCGgcctctgtttttttaaaaaaggaatacaaaaacagagtaagtaAGTttcaatatcatatatatatataaaagaaacgCTTTTTGaacccaataaagaaaaaaagaaaagagaagccAAGCATTTAAGCAAGCACCTTTCGTCGGAGGGTGAGGAGACAACGGCCGTGAGCGTCCATGAGGACAACCTCGTCGGTGTCGCGGGTGTTGGGGCCACCGTAAGAGTCCACACGAAAGACCAATCTGCCCTTGCAGTCGTAAACCTCGAAACCATCGCCGGTGAAAAACAGAGAAGTTTTGCGAACAGTGAGGCTTCTTTCTTCCCCGTGTATAAATTCATCGTCGACGAGCAAAccattcttcatttttttttcgagTTTATGATTGCTTGTTAGCTCTAGAGAAGACTTGTGCTTGCTACTAgctcttaattattattattgggaGAGGGAGGAGGAAAGTGAAGGTTGGGGGAAAAAGGAAAGACAACGAGTGCAAGATTTATAAGAGTGAAAGACCACGACACGGTCCTCCTTTTACCCAATAATAAGAATCTTTTTTACCCACGAATTTTACTGTTTAAGCTAATACGTACTTGACACGTGGGGCTGACTCCTCGCCTGATCTTTTTTTCATTATGTTGTCAATTTAAGTACATAGATGCGCTTCACTCcaccttttattttcttttttttacgtCACGTTAAACGTATTTAATGTACCATCGCGTATTTCATgtacaatttgttttttcagtGTTTCTTTATACCGTTATACGTACGTACATAAAGTTATATCTAAAATACACATATGACATagtataatatttcataaaattccaACCTCTATGTGATCTTAAGTATATATCTTTCAGGTATTCATAGATATATCTCAAACATTTGACCAACACATATTGTGGTTTGTGTTATTACCCTCAATGTATCACCCTTCTGTTTCAGAATCGCACGAGTTGagaaacatttattaaaaaaaatatgtagtatatatttaactgttttcatttaattaatgtACTTACTAACTATTACATGTATTATTATTCGTGTACTTTTGAAGATTCTTGTTTGACTGTCTTCGGCAAACCTGTAACCTTCCATTACTTCTTTCTTTCCGATCACTGTTTCTCCTTCACTCCTTTTTCCTATTCTTACAATATTCCACATATATTATACAACGATTATACAATCACTNNNNNNNNNNNNNNNNNNNNNNNNNNNNNNNNNNNNNNNNNNNNNNNNNNNNNNNNNNNNNNNNNNNNNNNNNNNNNNNNNNNNNNNNNNNNNNNNNNNNNNNNNNNNNNNNNNNNNNNNNNNNNNNNNNNNNNNNNNNNNNNNNNNNNNNNNNNNNNNNNNNNNNNNNNNNNNNNNNNNNNNNNNNNNNNNNNNNNNNNNNNNNNNNNNNNNNNNNNNNNNNNNNNNNNNNNNNNNNNNNNNNNNNNNNNNNNNNNNNNNNNNNNNNNNNNNNNNNNNNNNNNNNNNNNNNNNNNNNNNNNNNNNNNNNNNNNNNNNNNNNNNNNNNNNNNNNNNNNNNNNNNNNNNNNNNNNNNNNNNNNNNNNNNNNNNNNNNNNNNNNNNNNNNNNNNNNNNNNNNNNNNNNNNNNNNNNNNNNNNNNNNNNNNNNNNNNNNNNNNNNNNNNNNNNNNNNNNNNNNNNNNNNNNNNNNNNNNNNNNNNNNNNNNNNNNNNNNNNNNNNNNNNNNNNNNNNNNNNNNNNNNNNNNNNNNNNNNNNNNNNNNNNNNNNNNNNNNNNNNNNNNNNNNNNNNNNNNNNNNNNNNNNNNNNNNNNNNNNNNNNNNNNNNNNNNNNNNNNNNNNNNNNNNNNNNNNNNNNNNNNNNNNNNNNNNNNNNNNNNNNNNNNNNNNNNNNNNNNNNNNNNNNNNNNNNNNNNNNNNNNNNNNNNNNNNNNNNNNNNNNNNNNNNNNNNNNNNNNNNNNNNNNNNNNNNNNNNNNNNNNNNNNNNNNNNNNNNNNNNNNNNNCATCTATagattcccccccccccccccctctaTTGTTTTGTTGCTATATAAAATATGAACCTTCCATGTTACCATCTCTAGGTCCATGATCAGCTAAGCTAGTCAATAGAATAGTACCAAActtgttttaaattttggttcTCAAATCGAAACGAATTAAAACTGTGGAAAATGTGTGTTATATCTCGAGCGACCCCATATAATAATACACATAtttgttgtgtgtgtatatatatctatttgcATTATTTCAGTTTTCAAATAGACCCATCAAGTGGTCATGTATCGGAAATAAAGATTCTCACTCCCATAATTGAAGATAATAATCCTAACGGTcccattaaaattaaatattatatatagaagtagcatataatttttttttttctcaatattgTAATTTTGGATGATAGCTAGGAGTCTAGCTAGTGAAACTTATATATAATCACTGTCATGGATTGTGAATAACTTATATAACTATCATTTAATCGTAAAGACgtttttgaatttatatattacttgtaTAAATTTGATCTTTTCTGATGGGAGAAAGCTTCTCACATCTATAACTTTTGACAAGattataagattatatatagatgtgtACGAATGGTTCCATGCGTACGTTATAGAGCGCATGGATGCAGTGAGAGATTAGTTGGCTCAACCAACGATCAAGAAGCCTAGATCTCCTTCTCAGTGCaaggaaaaaaatttgatgaattccaatatttttttttattgttctcttTCAACATATGTCATGACCATTACGAAATTCATTTAACAGATCAAAGGAGGTAAATTCCATAAAGTAATTTCCGTTTgggtttaaattaaatttattttgagaaaataaataaactgttaaacaaaagagaacgggatattttatagatattttattttgtttgtttaagggATATTTTGCTGATATATCTAATTAGGTCAAAAGTACACCTGAATTAGGGATTGAAGATtgtttcaataaatatatatctaattttagCTAATTTTGGATGTATAATATAAGTCCAACGTTCGATCTGACCCGAttgagtaaaaagaagaaaacgggTAGGAATCATAATGGTAAGGTCGGTCTCTAACCTCCAGAAGGACCAGCACTATGATAACGATATTTAACGCATGTGCACTTAGTTTTCTCAACAATATTTAGATCCGTGCCTGTGtcatttctttttccttcttcaaaCAACATAACATGTATCATGCAATTGTTAATTTGCGGGGTGATTTTACACAATATTAACACCAAACTATATACTAAGTAGTCTCAGTTAGGTAAAAAACCCAGTCAGCATCGTCTAAACAATGATTAATCTAACTTCCCTCAAAAAATTACGTGTATTTTTTGTTGGTCAGACACAATTTTCTAGATTATTGCAAACTAGGacaaaaaattcaaacataaaGTAATTGTCATAATCTCGACAATCAAAACACCAGCTCAcatagaaatatttttattaaaaaaaaaaattattgttctgcatgaagaaaggaagaaagaagaagaagaaaacaacacaagatTGAGAATCAAAGAGCACACTGGAAACTGCAAAGGTGGTTAGAATTAGCCAGTAGGATATAACTGGGGCATAGGCCTAATCTCGATACCATAAAGAATAAGGCCTCTCTTCTCAAAAGGCTTCTTAGTCTCCTTGAGGCTCATCTCTATCTCACCCATATCTCCTCTCCTTTTGAAGAAGTGTCCCAACTCCACCTCGTACCAACCGTCTCGTCTCATAGCAGCGcactgagcttcttcttcagtgCCTGGATTTTGCATGAGACTCACCAGGGAAGGCTGAACATGATCATCAGTGTCAGGCAAGACAAGGGATGCCTCTACAGGCTGGCGAAAACCGTATGGAGCATCGTTCCACTTAAAGACAAGGTAAGAGGCGTAGAGGGTGTCATCGGAGAGAAGGCTCATGTTAATCTTTCCAGTGATCTCAAGCCACCATACCAAGATCAGCGCAGCCACTTCTACGAATCTGTTAAGAAGGAATAACGCAGACGAGGAGGTCAACGTCTAGACAAGGATAGGAAGGTAGCTTGTATGGAAAGAAATAGACCTGGTATTAGGTAAAGTGATCCACTGCCAGTATCTTTGGTCATGCCCCCAAACAATACTCAAGGACCTCGCTGCCATCATGTAGCACTTTTTACCACTCTTTCTCTCTAGAGAAAAGCTCTGCTTTGGTTACATTAATAATGCAGTCAAAATATGATATCACAGGGCAAAACAAAAAAGGCATTCCAATGATCATCTTGAAGATATATATTCAAGCCCAATAGATTGATTACACTATTTACACAGGTTATGGATCTTCGACTACAATGTTACATAGGGAGATTTGCATGAACAGAGCTTTTAACTTTTGCAGAATCATCTACTTATTAattatgaagatgaagatgaaacaaATCCATTCGACCATATATTGATAAAATAAGATAGAAATCGGATCAGATCAGatcgaaaaaaaagaaagttaccAGATGGGCGTCGTTGAGAAGAAGAGGGTTATGGACGAGGGAGAAGAATAGTTGTTTCCTGGTGGTAAGACCAGCTGGTGCCACAAAGCCAGCGGGGAAATCAGACGGCAAGAAATGATTCCAGACATTGTCGGATTCTGCGGCGGATCTGAAGATCCTGGAGACCGTCGATGATCGGCAAACGTCAGCAATCGTTGTCAAGGAAAGGATCTTGGCGATGCAGTCCTCTGGCAGCGTATTCATTTGCTTGCTCCTAGCTCACACAGATTTATCTTTGTATTATTGTTAccaatctttttccttttctcggTTAATATGTTTGTACTAGACTACGATATGAGCATCATCAGTGTTTATATGTATAGAATAGTCTCCCACAgagattttaatgatttaagaAGGAAGACGTGGAAGTCGTGCATTTAACTTAAGAGTTAAGATGGATACACTATTCAAAGTGTTAACTTGGAGATGATGAAGCACACCTGTCTTTTTCGTACTCGGTTTCCAGATTTTGCATGACTAGAGTAAGCAAACCATCCACGTGTCCACCTTTCTTTGCTTCCCAAATCGCAACTACTTAATTATACTGTATGTGATTTACTCTTATCTGCTATATCCAGGTCATCAACTAATCGTTATATTCGAGGCACTTGTGATGatcagaaaaatcaaagattaacGGGCCATACAGTGGGccatattcttcttttattttcaccCATAACccagtttcttttcttttttgtttttattttttttctggtgaAAAATGTTTATGTCCCTTTTCAGATGATGTATAGTATTTTGGACAATTCCTTTTCGCTGAGACGATCGATGatgagtaattaattaattttcatatgTAGTAGGAGGATCTGGAAAATACAAAgggatttataaaatttaaatttatgaagaGAGTAAAACAAAAAGCATTAGAAGAAAAGGGTTTTGGTTGGATTCGTTAGCTTACAACACAACACACTATCATCATCACGCACTTATTAGCTTTCTAATTATCGAGAATTttatgacccaaaaaaaataacattatgaTCATTCTAAACCGGATATCTGACTCCAGCAGCTAATAGCCTCTGCTGCTCCAGCTGCAACCATATTTAAGTAAAAGTGCCCCAAACTTATTCACATCAATCATTATCATcccgatatatatatatatacagtatgtgcATAAATTACTATTAACAAATTAAAGTACCTGGAAGAGTTCATGCATCATGTTCTTGAGGTAATGATACTCATGCTCTACTACTTCAAGTCCTCTCATGCACCTGATAGAAGCATTATCATTTACAAGTACAAGAGAGCATTTGAATTAGATATTCCCCTATTTACCACAAAAATAGCTAGCTAGCGTTTAAATTAGTAGTAC from Camelina sativa cultivar DH55 chromosome 9, Cs, whole genome shotgun sequence encodes:
- the LOC104714370 gene encoding F-box protein PP2-B11-like gives rise to the protein MNTLPEDCIAKILSLTTIADVCRSSTVSRIFRSAAESDNVWNHFLPSDFPAGFVAPAGLTTRKQLFFSLVHNPLLLNDAHLSFSLERKSGKKCYMMAARSLSIVWGHDQRYWQWITLPNTRFVEVAALILVWWLEITGKINMSLLSDDTLYASYLVFKWNDAPYGFRQPVEASLVLPDTDDHVQPSLVSLMQNPGTEEEAQCAAMRRDGWYEVELGHFFKRRGDMGEIEMSLKETKKPFEKRGLILYGIEIRPMPQLYPTG
- the LOC104714368 gene encoding uncharacterized protein LOC104714368; this translates as MLLRSTSAPILKSWLPQHCSRESSPDQESQLQRRSRSLSLFSSKSIDGHTGEQLHQQALSEHKGNVIKSTTSNENHTENTIPRRQRRSSLDETRYTKKTTLNPSSTFLVDRLFSSSGLGEKASYDDDRLETLVSGGGGGMGSSGGKICNGGGVGGSGVDGGGSEDATDSYYKEMIDLNPGNSLLTGNYSKFLKEVKRDMKKAEEYCERAILGNTNDGNVLSLYADLILHNHRDRESAHSYYQQAVKMSPEDCYVQASYARFLWDVEEDEDEGEEEKEEEQKSDDISYVHPPTTMFRDFPHHTSLLPHHRN